The Bombus terrestris chromosome 9, iyBomTerr1.2, whole genome shotgun sequence genome contains a region encoding:
- the LOC100644024 gene encoding pre-mRNA-processing factor 17, with protein sequence MDGHKSRVFSACFNPRSAHELISGGWDNTIQFWDTRQPYALRRISGVHMCGDGLDISRNGREILSCAWQRENPIQLWDYGSGKLLASLEPDSYPSLLYCGKYVSNMFIACGGTDTNLFRVIDLRSHATLAMIRNLRGGTYSLDIGPINPKHAKKTRTISVVPQLAFCAGKRIFEIDAQPS encoded by the exons ATGGACGGTCATAAATCTAGAGTGTTCAGCGCGTGTTTCAACCCCAGATCGGCGCATGAGCTGATAAGCGGTGGTTGGGACAATACTATTCAATTTTGGGACACTAGGCAACCATACGCACTGAGGAGAATATCGGGTGTGCATATGTGCGGCGATGGACTCGATATCAGTAGGAATGGAAGAGAG ATTTTGTCGTGCGCGTGGCAAAGAGAGAATCCCATACAATTGTGGGACTACGGTAGCGGAAAGTTGCTTGCTTCCTTGGAACCCGACAGCTATCCTTCCCTGCTCTACTGTGGCAAATACGTGTCGAACATGTTCATCGCTTGCGGTGGCACGGATACCAATCTCTTCAGAGTGATCGACTTGCGATCTCACGCC ACGTTGGCGATGATCAGAAATTTAAGAGGTGGTACGTACAGCTTGGACATTGGCCCGATAAACCCAAAGCACGCGAAGAAAACGAGGACCATCTCCGTCGTACCACAACTTGCGTTCTGCGCTGGCAAGCGGATATTCGAGATAGACGCGCAACCAAGTTGA
- the LOC100651375 gene encoding G protein-coupled receptor kinase 1, protein MADLEAVLADVSYLMAMEKSKSTPAARASKKIILPDPSVRSVMHKYLEKKREVNFDKIFNQMFGYLLFKDYCENVAEEPIPQLSFYEEIKVYEKLECPEERRILAKEIYDNFIMKELLAHSHEYSAEAVSHVHKYLMKNEVPVNLFEPYIEEIFNHLRGEPFKQFLESEKYTRFCQWKNLELNMQLTMNDFSVHRIIGRGGFGEVYGCRKADTGKMYAMKCLDKKRIKMKQGETLALNERIMLSAVSTGVDCPFIVCMTYAFQTPDKLCFILDLMNGGDLHYHLSQHGVFNEREMKFYAAEVILGLEHMHRRYIVYRDLKPANILLDEHGHVRISDLGLACDFSKKKPHASVGTHGYMAPEVLSKGVTYDSSADWFSLGCVLHKLLKGHSPFRQHKMKDKHEIDQMTLTKNVELPETFSRDLRSLLEGLLQRDVNNRLGCLGEGADELKEHAFFSGIDWQQVYLQKYTPPLIPPRGEVNAADAFDIGSFDEEDTKGIKLTDADQELYKNFPLTISERWQAEVAETVFETINNEADKLENKKKAKQKQRFDTDEKGSDCILHGYIKKLGGPFASAWQTRYAKLYPNRLELYPESTTKPELVFLDQVEEVSADLQHVKGEQCIVVRMRDAKIVLTNPDEISLKEWALSLRSAHKCSMEMLGSMAKKAGKIYGTERDAVIPAMQRSTNGN, encoded by the exons ATGGCGGACCTCGAGGCGGTGCTGGCCGACGTCAGCTACTTGATGGCTATGGAGAAGAGCAAGAGCACACCGGCTGCTCGTGCGAGCAAAAAGATCATCTTGCCCGATCCTAG TGTGAGAAGCGTGATGCACAAGTATCTGGAAAAGAAGAGGGAAGTTAACTTCGATAAGATATTCAATCAAATGTTTG GTTACCTCTTATTCAAAGACTACTGCGAGAATGTGGCGGAGGAGCCGATTCCGCAACTTAGCTTTTACGAAGAG ATCAAGGTGTACGAGAAGCTGGAATGCCCGGAAGAAAGGAGGATACTTGCCAAAGAGATCTACGATAATTTCATCATGAAGGAGCTGCTGGCACACTCCCAC GAATACTCCGCGgaagcggtgtcccacgttcacAAATACCTTATGAAAAACGAGGTTCCCGTTAATTTATTCGAG CCGTACATAGAAGAGATTTTTAATCACTTAAGGGGAGAGCCGTTCAAACAGTTTCTAGAGAG cGAGAAGTATACTCGTTTCTGTCAGTGGAAAAATCTAGAACTGAACATGCAG TTAACAATGAACGACTTTAGCGTGCATCGAATAATAGGAAGAGGCGGTTTCGGGGAGGTTTACGGGTGCCGGAAGGCAGACACAGGGAAAATGTACGCGATGAAGTGCCTCGACAAGAAGCGAATAAAAATGAAGCAAGGCGAAACTTTAGCGCTCAACGAAAGGATAATGCTTTCGGCAGTCAGTACCGGA GTGGATTGTCCATTTATAGTGTGCATGACGTACGCCTTCCAAACGCCGGACAAGCTTTGTTTCATCCTGGATTTGATGAACGGCGGCGATCTTCATTATCACCTTAGCCAGCATGGGGTGTTTAACGAACGGGAGATGAAGTTCTACGCGGCGGAAGTGATATTGGGATTAGAGCACATGCATCGTAGGTACATCGTTTACAGGGACTTGAAGCCGGCGAACATTCTCTTGGACGAACACGGTCACGTCAGAATATCGGATCTGGGGCTAGCTTGCGATTTTTCCAAAAAGAAACCGCACGCCAGTGT AGGAACACACGGATATATGGCGCCGGAAGTCCTCTCGAAGGGAGTAACCTACGATTCCAGTGCCGATTGGTTTTCGCTTGGCTGTGTGTTGCATAAATTGTTAAAGGGGCACAGTCCATTCAGGCAACATAAAATGAAAGACAAACACGAGATAGATCAAATGACGCTAACTAAG aacGTCGAGCTGCCGGAAACGTTCTCGCGAGATTTGCGCTCGTTGCTGGAAGGTCTGCTACAACGAGACGTAAATAACAGACTCGGCTGCCTTGGCGAAGGTGCGGACGAGTTAAAAGAACACGCGTTTTTCAGTGGTATCGATTGGCAACAAGTTTATCTCCAGAAATACACGCCGCCACTTATACCACCGCGCGGCGAGGTAAACGCCGCAGACGCCTTTGATATCGGCTCCTTTGACGAGGAGGACACCAAGGGTATCAAACTTACGGACGCGGATCAAGAGCTGTACAAAAATTTCCCTCTAACCATCTCAGAGAGATGGCAGGCCGAAGTAGCCGAGACTGTATTCGAGACAATCAATAACGAAGCAGACAAG ttggaaaataagaagaaagcTAAGCAGAAGCAACGGTTCGACACGGATGAGAAAG GATCTGATTGCATTTTACACGGTTATATCAAGAAATTAGGCGGTCCTTTCGCCAGTGCGTGGCAAACACGTTATGCAAAACTTTATCCTAATAGATTAGAATTGTACCCTGAGTCGACGACGAAGCCTGAACTGGTTTTTCTTGATCAG GTCGAGGAAGTTAGTGCGGATCTTCAGCACGTGAAAGGAGAACAGTGTATCGTCGTCCGTATGAGAGACGCAAAAATAGTACTTACGAATCCC gaTGAAATCAGTTTGAAAGAATGGGCATTGTCACTGAGATCCGCGCACAAATGCTCGATGGAGATGCTGGGTAGCATGGCAAAGAAAGCTGGTAAGATTTACGGGACTGAACGAGACGCGGTGATTCCGGCAATGCAGCGCTCGACGAACGGCAACTAG